Proteins encoded together in one Coffea arabica cultivar ET-39 chromosome 2c, Coffea Arabica ET-39 HiFi, whole genome shotgun sequence window:
- the LOC113725316 gene encoding amino acid transporter AVT6C-like, giving the protein MMAPAVKDDAGARVPLLPDLDSPPEKGPSIPGAVFNVSTSIIGAGIMSIPATLKVLGVVPAFVMIVVIGVIVDISVEFLLRFTYNGESRTYAGLMYESFGRVGSVAVQICVMLTNLGCLIIYLIIIGDVLSGKGAEHLGVLQEWFGVHWWNERAVAILFIVLFVMLPLVLYRRVESLWLSSAVAVFLAVVFVGICSVMAIYALSRGETRSIRIVPELDNGASFFNLFTACPVIITAFTFHFNVHPIGVELGKPAAMISAVRISLVLCGALYFTIGIFGYLLFGDSVMDDILVNFDQGSGSTISSLLNDIVRLSYALHLMLVFPLVNFSLRANIDELLFPKRAVLATDNKRFVILTLVLLGFSYVAAIAIPSIWYFFQFMGSTSAVCLAFIFPGVIALRDIHGISTRRDRIIAAAMVILAVVTSIIAISTNIYKLVGNKS; this is encoded by the exons ATGATGGCTCCGGCAGTAAAGGATGACGCCGGAGCACGCGTTCCTCTGTTGCCGGACCTCGACTCGCCACCGGAGAAAGGACCATCGATTCCTGGTGCTGTGTTCAATGTCTCCACGAGTATTATTGGTGCAGGGATTATGTCCATCCCTGCGACCCTTAAAGTCTTAGGCGTTGTTCCAGCTTTTGTGATGATAGTGGTGATCGGCGTGATAGTAGATATATCGGTCGAGTTCTTGCTAAGGTTTACGTACAACGGCGAGTCCAGGACGTATGCCGGATTAATGTATGAATCTTTTGGTCGGGTTGGTTCCGTGGCGGTTCAAATTTGTGTCATGCTCACCAATCTTGGTTGCTTGATCATTTATCTAATAATCATCG GAGATGTCCTCTCTGGGAAAGGGGCAGAGCACTTGGGTGTTTTACAAGAATGGTTTGGCGTCCACTGGTGGAATGAGCGTGCGGTTGCAATCCTCTTCATAGTTTTGTTTGTCATGCTACCGCTAGTCTTGTATCGCAGAGTAG AATCTTTATGGCTTAGTTCAGCAGTAGCAGTATTTCTAGCAGTTGTATTCGTTGGAATATGCTCAGTGATGGCAATATATGCACTTTCGCGTGGAGAAACTAGGAGTATAAGGATAGTACCAGAGCTTGATAATGGAGCGTCCTTCTTCAACCTTTTCACAGCTTGTCCTGTTATTATTACAGCCTTTACATTTCACTTCAATG TTCATCCTattggagttgagcttggtaaACCTGCTGCTATGATCTCGGCCGTCAGAATCTCATTAGTACTCTGTGGTGCTCTCTACTTCACCATTGGCATTTTCGGGTACCTCCTTTTCGGGGATTCGGTCATGGATGACATACTGGTGAATTTTGATCAAGGTTCTGGTTCAACGATTAGCTCATTACTCAATGACATAGTTAGACTGAGCTATGCACTCCATTTGATGCTGGTGTTTCCACTTGTCAACTTCTCTTTGAGGGCCAACATCGATGAACTTCTGTTCCCTAAGAGGGCTGTTTTGGCAACAGATAACAAGAGATTTGTCATTCTTACTCTAGTCTTGTTAGGCTTCTCCTACGTTGCAGCAATAGCCATTCCCAGTATATGGTACTTCTTTCAGTTCATGGGATCAACTTCTGCTGTCTGCCTTGCCTTCATCTTCCCAGGCGTAATTGCTTTAAG AGATATCC
- the LOC113725315 gene encoding amino acid transporter AVT6C isoform X1 — translation MKQQQQQQQQRDAGASVPLLPEVAVQSDGVGISEGASMYSAIFNVSTSMVGAGIMSIPATFKVLGIIPSFAVILIVAFFVEVTVEFLLKYTRHTGELDSYGALMAESFGKPGAVALQVCVLVTNLGAMIIYLIIIGDVLSGNCSGGSIHLGVLQEWFGTHWWNSRAYALLFVVLFIMLPLVILRRIDSLRYASAASILLAVLFVVLCSGMAIQAMWEGKTQKARLVPDFAHGMSFFDLFTTIPVIATAFGCHVNVHPIRAELGRPSQMSLAVRISLVLCIAIYFAVGFFGYVLFGDSIMADMLVNFDAVSDSVIGKLLNDTIRLSYAIHLMLVFPVMNFSLRANVDELLFSKRPLLATDSIRFLSLTCVLLAFTYVAAVAIPNIWYFFQFMGTTTVVCLMFIFPSSLILRDVHCISTCRDRILATLVIVLAAGTSLIAISSNIYNYFGKK, via the exons ATGAAACAacagcaacaacaacaacagcAGAGAGATGCCGGAGCAAGTGTTCCTCTTTTACCGGAGGTGGCGGTTCAGTCAGACGGGGTGGGAATATCAGAGGGGGCATCAATGTATAGTGCCATTTTTAATGTGTCAACCAGCATGGTTGGTGCAGGGATCATGTCTATTCCGGCAACTTTTAAGGTTCTGGGGATAATCCCCAGTTTCGCAGTAATCTTGATTGTTGCTTTCTTTGTTGAGGTCACGGTGGAATTCTTGTTGAAGTACACCCGTCATACGGGAGAGTTGGATTCTTATGGTGCTCTGATGGCCGAGTCATTTGGCAAGCCTGGAGCTGTTGCTCTTCAAGTTTGTGTCTTGGTCACTAACCTGGGTGCCAtgattatttatttgattattattG GAGACGTGCTCTCAGGAAATTGTTCTGGAGGGTCAATTCACTTGGGCGTACTTCAGGAATGGTTTGGCACCCATTGGTGGAATTCGCGTGCATATGCGCTTTTGTTTGTCGTGCTCTTTATTATGCTTCCATTGGTTATTTTACGGAGAATTG ACTCTTTGCGGTATGCTTCAGCAGCGTCTATTCTACTGGCGGTGCTCTTTGTTGTGCTCTGTTCGGGAATGGCCATACAAGCAATGTGGGAAGGTAAAACACAAAAAGCAAGACTTGTACCAGACTTTGCGCATGGGATGTCGTTCTTTGATCTTTTCACCACAATTCCGGTCATTGCTACAGCCTTTGGATGCCATGTTAACG TTCATCCCATAAGAGCAGAGCTGGGAAGACCTTCTCAAATGAGCTTGGCAGTTCGGATTTCTCTGGTACTCTGTATCGCCATTTACTTTGCGGTTGGCTTCTTCGGTTACGTACTATTTGGCGACTCAATCATGGCCGACATGCTCGTCAACTTTGATGCTGTTTCGGATTCCGTCATTGGTAAATTACTCAATGACACTATTCGGTTGAGTTATGCAATTCACCTCATGCTGGTTTTTCCTGTGATGAACTTTTCCTTGAGAGCTAATGTGGACGAACTTCTCTTTTCAAAGAGACCTTTGTTGGCGACAGATTCTATCAGATTTTTATCTCTGACCTGCGTTCTGCTTGCATTTACTTATGTGGCTGCTGTGGCCATCCCAAATATATGGTACTTCTTCCAGTTTATGGGAACAACCACAGTCGTGTGCCTCATGTTCATTTTCCCAAGCTCGCTTATTCTTAG GGATGTTCATTGCATATCCACATGCCGTGATAGGATTCTGGCCACACTGGTGATCGTCCTTGCGGCAGGGACTAGTTTGATTGCCATTTCCTCTAATATATACAACTACTTTGGAAAGAAATGA
- the LOC113725315 gene encoding amino acid transporter AVT6C isoform X2: protein MKQQQQQQQQRDAGASVPLLPEVAVQSDGVGISEGASMYSAIFNVSTSMVGAGIMSIPATFKVLGIIPSFAVILIVAFFVEVTVEFLLKYTRHTGELDSYGALMAESFGKPGAVALQVCVLVTNLGAMIIYLIIIGDVLSGNCSGGSIHLGVLQEWFGTHWWNSRAYALLFVVLFIMLPLVILRRIDSLRYASAASILLAVLFVVLCSGMAIQAMWEGKTQKARLVPDFAHGMSFFDLFTTIPVIATAFGCHVNVHPIRAELGRPSQMSLAVRISLVLCIAIYFAVGFFGYVLFGDSIMADMLVNFDAVSDSVIETFVGDRFYQIFISDLRSACIYLCGCCGHPKYMVLLPVYGNNHSRVPHVHFPKLAYS from the exons ATGAAACAacagcaacaacaacaacagcAGAGAGATGCCGGAGCAAGTGTTCCTCTTTTACCGGAGGTGGCGGTTCAGTCAGACGGGGTGGGAATATCAGAGGGGGCATCAATGTATAGTGCCATTTTTAATGTGTCAACCAGCATGGTTGGTGCAGGGATCATGTCTATTCCGGCAACTTTTAAGGTTCTGGGGATAATCCCCAGTTTCGCAGTAATCTTGATTGTTGCTTTCTTTGTTGAGGTCACGGTGGAATTCTTGTTGAAGTACACCCGTCATACGGGAGAGTTGGATTCTTATGGTGCTCTGATGGCCGAGTCATTTGGCAAGCCTGGAGCTGTTGCTCTTCAAGTTTGTGTCTTGGTCACTAACCTGGGTGCCAtgattatttatttgattattattG GAGACGTGCTCTCAGGAAATTGTTCTGGAGGGTCAATTCACTTGGGCGTACTTCAGGAATGGTTTGGCACCCATTGGTGGAATTCGCGTGCATATGCGCTTTTGTTTGTCGTGCTCTTTATTATGCTTCCATTGGTTATTTTACGGAGAATTG ACTCTTTGCGGTATGCTTCAGCAGCGTCTATTCTACTGGCGGTGCTCTTTGTTGTGCTCTGTTCGGGAATGGCCATACAAGCAATGTGGGAAGGTAAAACACAAAAAGCAAGACTTGTACCAGACTTTGCGCATGGGATGTCGTTCTTTGATCTTTTCACCACAATTCCGGTCATTGCTACAGCCTTTGGATGCCATGTTAACG TTCATCCCATAAGAGCAGAGCTGGGAAGACCTTCTCAAATGAGCTTGGCAGTTCGGATTTCTCTGGTACTCTGTATCGCCATTTACTTTGCGGTTGGCTTCTTCGGTTACGTACTATTTGGCGACTCAATCATGGCCGACATGCTCGTCAACTTTGATGCTGTTTCGGATTCCGTCATTG AGACCTTTGTTGGCGACAGATTCTATCAGATTTTTATCTCTGACCTGCGTTCTGCTTGCATTTACTTATGTGGCTGCTGTGGCCATCCCAAATATATGGTACTTCTTCCAGTTTATGGGAACAACCACAGTCGTGTGCCTCATGTTCATTTTCCCAAGCTCGCTTATTCTTAG
- the LOC113725318 gene encoding alpha-soluble NSF attachment protein-like, protein MGDQIARAEEFEKKAEKKLGGWGLFGSKHEDAADLFDKAANAYKLAKSWDQAGAVYVKLASCHLKLDSKHEAANAYADAAHCYKKTNIKESISCLEQSVNLFLEIGRLNMSARYYKEIAELYEQEQNLEQAIVYYERAADLFQSEDVNTTANQCRQKIAQFASQLEQYPKAIEIYEDIARQSLNNNLLKYGVKGHLLNAGICQLCKGDVVAINNALERYQELDPTFSGTREYRLLADLAAAIDDEDVAKFTDAVKEYDSMTQLDAWKTTLLLRVKEALKAKELEEDDLT, encoded by the exons ATGGGGGACCAGATTGCTCGAGCCGAAGAATTTGAGAAGAAAGCCGAGAAGAAGCTCGGCGGATGGGGACTCTTCGGCTCCAAACATGAAGACGCTGCCGATTTATTTGATAAGGCTGCCAACGCCTACAAACTCGCCAAATCCT GGGATCAGGCTGGAGCTGTGTATGTCAAGTTGGCAAGCTGTCATCTGAAG TTGGATAGCAAACATGAAGCTGCAAATGCTTATGCTGATGCTGCTCATTGCTATAAGAAGACAAACATTAAAG AGTCTATATCTTGCTTGGAGCAGTCCGTGAATTTGTTCTTGGAAATTGGAAGGCTCAATATGTCCGCAAGATACTACAAG GAAATTGCTGAACTATATGAGCAAGAACAGAATTTGGAGCAGGCTATTGTCTACTATGAGAGAGCAGCTGATCTTTTCCAAAGTGAAGATGTCAACACCACTGCAAATCAGTGCAGGCagaaaattgcccaatttgcTTCTCAATTGGAACA ATATCCAAAGGCAATTGAGATTTATGAAGACATAGCCCGACAATCACTTAATAATAACTTGTTAAAGTACGGAGTGAAGGGGCATCTTCTTAATGCTGGCATATGCCAACTGTGTAAAGGTGATGTTGTGGCAATCAATAATGCACTGGAGCGGTATCAG GAACTTGATCCAACGTTCTCGGGAACACGGGAGTACAGACTTTTAGCG GATTTGGCTGCTGcaattgatgatgaagatgtgGCAAAGTTTACTGATGCTGTGAAGGAATATGATAGCATGACTCAGCTG GATGCATGGAAAACTACTCTTCTCTTGAGAGTGAAGGAAGCATTGAAGGCCAAAGAGCTGGAGGAAGATGATCTTAcctga
- the LOC113725319 gene encoding uncharacterized protein: MVPTNNGEKNGGIEESDNGKVGSRVALHISTSQRGLISDEDSQNNFQNNFSALPKRLRFFKIGNLSSPSAKFYQIAQERDEISRAVPSSSLHIREQVSKLFSRKIHWNALWKISKEWFRNPMNLALFIWITCVAVSGAILFLVMTGMLNHALPKKSQRDAWFEVNNQILNALFTLMCLYQHPQRCYHLVLLVRWRPEDISKLRKIYCKNGTYKPHEWAHMMVVVGLLQLNCFAQYALCGLNLGYRRSERPAIGVGITISVAIGAPAAAALYSLLSPLGRDYESDLDEEAQLQATTAESSRASQLRRKSLERRFSFASRDDDGKILETRPQWSGGIFDFWDDISLAYLSLFCSFCVFGWNMERLGFGNMYVHIATFLLFCMAPFWIFNLAAININNEAVREALGVTGIFLCVFGLLYGGFWRIQMRKRFNLPPYNLCCSRPAIADCAAWLFCCWCSLAQEARTGNSYDIVEDKFYKKQVDDGDQLPISPLPREDGEFQVRSSPSSPGMSSSPPVGFRANSPSPTRFSKEYFSPGRHLPPLEEEYHTGRKDGIMTPPSPSSITRDDN; the protein is encoded by the coding sequence ATGGTGCCTACCAATAATGGTGAAAAGAATGGTGGAATTGAGGAAAGCGACAATGGTAAAGTCGGGAGTCGTGTTGCTCTGCACATTTCAACATCACAGAGGGGGTTGATAAGTGATGAAGActctcaaaataattttcagaaTAACTTCTCTGCGCTTCCCAAGAGGCTGAGGTTCTTTAAAATTGGTAACTTGTCATCCCCTTCAGCAAAATTTTATCAGATTGCCCAGGAAAGGGATGAAATTTCTCGTGCTGTACCTTCCAGCAGTCTTCACATTCGTGAGCAAGTTAGTAAGTTATTTTCCCGGAAAATTCATTGGAATGCTTTATGGAAAATTTCCAAAGAATGGTTCCGGAATCCTATGAATCTCGCTCTTTTCATCTGGATTACATGTGTTGCTGTATCTGGTGCAATTCTTTTCTTGGTCATGACTGGAATGCTAAACCATGCTTTGCCAAAGAAGTCCCAAAGAGATGCTTGGTTTGAAGTGAATAAccaaattctcaatgcattgttTACATTAATGTGTCTATATCAACATCCACAACGTTGCTATCATCTTGTGCTTCTGGTACGATGGAGACCAGAAGACATTTCGAAGCTTAGGAAGATTTATTGCAAGAATGGTACTTACAAGCCTCATGAATGGGCACACATGATGGTAGTGGTTGGTTTACTCCAGTTGAACTGTTTCGCTCAGTATGCATTATGTGGCCTTAACTTGGGATACAGGAGATCAGAGCGACCTGCTATAGGAGTTGGAATAACTATATCTGTTGCAATTGGTGCACCTGCTGCTGCCGCTCTGTACTCCCTGCTTAGCCCTCTTGGAAGAGACTATGAATCTGATTTGGATGAGGAGGCACAACTTCAGGCTACCACTGCTGAGAGTAGCAGAGCGAGCCAGTTGAGGAGAAAATCACTTGAGAGGCGGTTCTCATTTGCATCTAGGGATGATGATGGGAAAATTCTTGAGACGAGACCACAGTGGAGTGGGGgtatttttgatttttgggaTGATATATCTTTAGCTTATCTTTCTCTGTTCTGTTCTTTTTGCGTTTTTGGTTGGAACATGGAAAGACTTGGATTCGGCAACATGTATGTGCACATTGCAACATTTCTTCTGTTTTGTATGGCTCCTTTTTGGATTTTCAATTTGGCTGCAATTAACATCAACAATGAGGCTGTCAGGGAGGCCTTGGGGGTTACTGGTATTTTCCTTTGTGTTTTTGGGTTACTATACGGTGGCTTTTGGAGGATTCAGATGCGGAAGAGGTTTAATTTGCCACCATATAACTTGTGTTGTTCCAGACCAGCTATTGCTGATTGTGCGGCATGGCTTTTCTGCTGCTGGTGCTCTCTTGCTCAGGAAGCAAGGACAGGGAATTCCTATGACATTGTGGAGGATAAATTTTATAAGAAACAAGTCGATGACGGTGACCAATTGCCAATTTCACCTTTGCCTCGGGAAGATGGGGAGTTTCAGGTTAGGTCCAGCCCAAGTTCTCCTGGAATGAGCTCCTCCCCTCCAGTGGGTTTCAGAGCTAACTCACCTAGTCCCACCAGATTTTCAAAGGAATATTTTAGCCCTGGTAGGCACCTTCCTCCTCTGGAAGAAGAATATCATACAGGACGTAAGGATGGGATTATGACCCCACCGTCGCCTTCATCTATAACCAGAGACGACAATTAG